A single region of the Synechococcus sp. C9 genome encodes:
- a CDS encoding restriction endonuclease subunit S: MTAGKTFILGYTDENFGVFQDLPVIIFDDFTTASRFIDFPFKVKSSAMKMLKAKSKEVNLRLVYELMQLIDFTVADHKRHWISEYQNLEIAIPDSQEQQAIAQVLSDMDSEITALEQRRDKTKALKQGMMQALLTGRIRLH; the protein is encoded by the coding sequence TTGACTGCTGGTAAAACATTTATTCTTGGTTATACAGATGAGAATTTTGGAGTATTTCAAGATTTACCTGTGATTATATTTGACGATTTTACGACAGCTAGTAGATTCATAGATTTTCCATTCAAAGTAAAATCATCTGCGATGAAGATGTTAAAAGCAAAAAGTAAGGAAGTAAATCTTAGGTTAGTTTATGAACTAATGCAATTGATTGATTTCACAGTTGCAGATCACAAACGACATTGGATTAGTGAATATCAAAATCTTGAGATTGCAATTCCAGATTCACAAGAACAACAAGCGATCGCTCAAGTTCTTTCAGATATGGATAGCGAGATTACTGCCTTAGAGCAACGGCGAGACAAGACAAAGGCACTCAAGCAGGGCATGATGCAAGCACTTCTTACGGGGCGGATTAGACTACACTAA